Genomic window (Bacillus pumilus):
TCATGCTCTTTGAATGAGCGGTGCTCACTTTTTATCGAACGCAGCTCTTGAACGATATCTTCTGCTTCTTTTGAAGCTTGTTCAATTTTTTCTTTCGCTTTCTGTTCAGCTTCTTCAAGCAGTTTGTCCTTTTGCTCATTCCATTCAAGAATTTGTCGTTGCAATTCTTTATGAAGCTTTTCTGCTTCTTTTCTATAAACTTCTGTCTCATGCAGCTCTTCTTCTGCTTGTTTCTTGCTGTCTTCTAATGAAGCAATCATTTGGTCTACTTCATTATGCTCTGCATGCATATCCGCTCTCGCCCGGGCTATAAGATGATCAGGCAAACCAAGACGTTTTGAAATTTCAAATGCATTACTTCGTCCAGGTACACCGATAAGCAAGCGGTACGTTGGTGATAAGGTTTCAATGTCAAACTCCACACTCGCATTTGTGACACCTTGACGGTTATAACCGTATGCCTTCAGCTCAGGGTAATGTGTCGTTGCAATGACACGTGCATTTGTTTGATGAACTTCATCTAAAATGCTCATCGCAAGTGCAGCACCTTCGGCAGGGTCTGTTCCTGCCCCTAATTCATCAAATAACACAAGTGAGTTAGAAGTTAGATGCTTTAAGATATCCACGATATTGACCATATGAGATGAGAAGGTACTCAAGCTTTGCTCAATGGACTGTTCGTCTCCAATATCGGCAAATATTTGGTCGAATACAGCCACTTCAGAGCCTTCTTCAACTGGTATATGGAGGCCCGCCTGCGTCATCAGCGTAAGAAGACCCAGCGTTTTTAAAGTAACTGTCTTTCCCCCTGTATTTGGTCCAGTGATCACGATTGTTGAAAAATCTTTGCCAAGCTCAATGTCGTTTGCCACAACCTGATCCCGAGGCAATAGAGGATGTCTTGCTCGCTTTAAATAGATCTCCCCTTGATCATTCACAGCAGGCTTTGTGGATTTTTCTGCCTTTGCATATTTAGCTTTAGCGAAGATAAAATCTAATGTTTGAAGCTCTTTTACATTATGCAGCAGTTCCTCAATGTGCTCTGACACGCTCGCTGTCAGCATTTGCAAGATCTTTTCAACCTCTTGCTTTTCTTTCAAACGGGTTTGCTGCAAGGTGTTATTTAAATCCACGACCACTTGCGGCTCAATAAAAAGGGTGGCCCCAGATGAAGACTGATCGTGAACAATGCCACCGTAATTCGAGCGGTACTCTTGTTTCACTGGAATAACAAACCGATCATTACGAATGGTAACAATCGTGTCTGACAGCATTTTTGAAGCCGATTGTGAACGAATCATCGATTCTAATTTATCACGGACTTTTGATTCTAAAGAACGTAATTGTGTTCGGATTGTACGAAGTGCCGGTGTTGCGTGATCAAGCACTTCTCCATTGTCACCGATACAGCTTTCAATTTCTTTTCTAACTTCAGGCAGTAAAATCAGCGTCTCTGCATATGTATGAAGGCGCGGTATGTCTACACCATCTTCATACATGGACGTGAGAAAGTGCTTCATATTTTTCGCCGTATATAGCAGCGCTGCAATTTCCATCAGCTCAGAAGGGCTTAATGTACTGCCTATCTCTGCCCGTTTGACGGCACGTCTAATATCCGTTAACCCGCCAAACGGAGCCGTTCCCTTTAAGCGAATCACATCTTGTGCTTCTGCTACCTCTTCCAGCAGATGCTGAATGGTTTCTATATCCGTCAGCGGCATTAAATCCTGCGCTCTTTCTTTTCCTAAAGAGGATGCGGTATAGGACATGACTTTTTCTTTTACTTTTTGAAATTCTAATGATGCTAACACTTTTTGTTGCAGCATGGTCCAGCCTCCTAACGACTACCTATCACGCGTTAAAAACTTTTTGATCTCGTTTAGAGAAAAAGTATTCACGACATGTGCTTTTGGTGTCCAGCCTTTTCTTGCAGCTGTTACACCGACTTCCATATGTTCAAGCATGGCGATGTTGTGTGCATCTGTATTGATCATGATGTTTACGCCCGCTTCGTTTGCTTTCATTAAATGCTCTGTTTTCAAATCAAGTCTTGACGGATTACTGTTGAGCTCAAGTGCAGTGCCCGTTTTCTTCGCAAGGTCTATGAGCTGATCTATATTTAAGGCATAGCCATCCCGTCTACCGATCAAACGTCCAGTTGGATGGGCAATTAAATCGACATGCTGATTTCGCAGCGCATTTTCAAGCCGTTCCATCATGACTTCCTCCGGCTGAGAAAAGCTAGAATGAATAGACGCAATCACAAAATCCATGTCTTTAAGAAAGTCATCATCATAATCTAACGATCCATCCGGCAGGATATCCATTTCGACCCCTTTGAAAATGTGAAAGTGCTCGAATTCCTCATTAAGCTTGTCTATTTCTTTTGCTTGCAGACGCAAACGTTCTTTCGTTAAACCATTGGCCACTTTTAAATATTGCGAGTGGTCTGTGATGGCCATGTATTCATAGCCTTTTGCGATACATGCCTCTGCCATTTCACGGATAGAGAATGCTCCGTCACTCCATGTCGAGTGCATATGGAGATCTCCTTTGATATCTTTCAGTTCTACAAACTGCATACTTTCTTTATACGTATCAATCTCCGCTCCGGTTTCACGAATTTCTGGCGGAATGAGTGGAAGTTGAAAATGCGCATAAAAAGCCCTTTCGTCTTCGAACGTTTTCACTTCTCCAGTTTCAATCGTTTCCACGCCATATTCACTTATGCGCTCTCCGCGTTCCTTTGCAAGCTGGCGCATTCGAATATTGTGGTCTTTTGAGCCAGTGAAATGGTGCAGCGTCGTTGCGAATTGATCTGATGTCACAAGCCGGAAGTCCACACTGATCTCAAAATCAAGGGCAAGAATAACAGATACCTTCGTATCACCGCTTGCGATGACATCCTTCACATCATCAAGTGCAACGAGCTGCTCTCTGACTTGCTCAGGGCTGTCTGTCGCAATGATATAATCTAAATCTTTGACCGTTTCACGTGCACGTCTTAAACTGCCTGCTCTTGAAAAACGGATGATGCCCTTCGTCTGTTCAAGTACATGATCAATCCGCTCTGCCACATCTAATGCAAAGCCAATTGGCAGTCGTTCTGGCTGCTTTCCCGCTTCCTCTAGAGCGGCGAGAATTTTTTCTTCTGTTTTTTTACCGAAGCCTGCAAGCGCTTGTACTTTTTCCGCTTCACATGCTTCTTTTAGTGACTGTGCATCGTGGACACCAAGTTCTTGGTATAGCTTAGCGATCTTCTTCCCGCCAAGTCCCGGCAATTTTAAGAGCGGGACAAGCCCTTCAGGCACTTCATGTTTTAATTGTTCAAGTGTTTCTGATTGTCCTTTTTCGATATACTCTGTGATCACAGCAAAGGTTCCTTTTCCAATGCCTGGTAATGCTAATAAATCATCTATTTGAGAAAGGCTACGATCATCTTGTTCCAGCGCCGCCGCTGCTTTACGAAAGGCAGAAATCTTAAAAGGATTATCTCCTTTTAGTTCCATATATACTGCAATTGTTTCAAGAAGTTTGATAATATCTTTTTTATTCATCTCTCATCCTCCAGCCGCTTTGGCATCTTCCTTTATAAATATACAAACTTTTCCTTCATCCTACAACTTTCCGTCATGGAATGAGAAAAAACTCCTCCAAGAAAGGAGAAGTTTTTAAGCTCCATACGTCGCCCATAAGTCTTTGACAAGACTGGACAGATAAGGGGTGTTGCTTACGATCACATCTGCTAAAATGGATTTGCTCATCATTGTTTGCAGCGCATCGACTGGAAGTAATGCAGCGACAAACAAGAGAATAAATACAAATAGATAGGTTTCAAGAAATCCTAACACACCGCCAAGCAGTTTGTTGACCTGCTTAATCACAGGTATACTTGCAATGGTTGTGAGCAATCCGCCAATGATAGCGAGCAGGATTTTGGTCAAGATAAACAGAATGATAAACGCAATGGTATTATAATAAGCTGTTTCTAGATTCCCACTAAAGAAAGCGAGCTGCGCTTGACCGCCGCTAAAATCAGGTGCTGGAATCCACGTAAGCTGTGGTGCAAGTGACTGATAAAACATGGAAGCCACTAAAATAGAAACAACAAAGCTGATCAATTTAATAAATTGAAGAATAAACCCGCGTTTTAGACCGACAAGCGTTCCCATAAGAAGCAAAAACAAAATGATGATATCGATCACGGTAATTTCATTCCTTTTCTTTAAGCTGAATCTCTAGTTTTTCGTATTGCTCTTTTAATTTCAAGTAGTCGTGGACGACATTGACTGCTGTCAGTACAGCTAATTTGTTTATATCAAGGTATGGATTTTTTTCATTTATTTCTCTCATTTTATCATCAACAATTGAAGCAACATGCCGCATATGCATCTTCGTTTCTTGACCGATGATCGTATAGGACTGTCCGTAAATTTCAACTGTTGTTTTCGTTTTACCGCCGTCAGACAACGTTTCTCCTCCATTCCACGAGAATCCTAGTCTCTATCATAACATGTTTAGACATTGAATGGAAAGACGAGCCCTTCCCTGTTATGGTACACTTTAGAAATCAATGATATTAAGGTAAAAAGGAGTTATCCACTGTGCCCCAATCCGTCTTAAAAGCAACATCAGAAGACCTTAAAAAGATGAAGAGCGCATATGCGCACCATTTAACTGATACGTTACCACCAGGCGCCCTGTTTCAAGCAAAAGTTCCTGGCTGTACGATTACAGCCTATCGTTCTGGCAAAGTGCTGTTTCAAGGACAAAAGGCAGAAGCTGAAGCTAGTCAATTTAGTCATTTACAAGCAGCTAATCCGAAAAGTCAAAAAACACCTACTGTTACAAAATACAGTCCGCCGTCAGGGATTGCTTCTATGTCCGTCATCGGTTCAGATGAAGTAGGAACAGGTGATTATTTTGGGCCGATCACAGTCTGTGCCGCCTATGTGGATGCCAGCCAGCTTGCCCTCATGAAAGAGCTTGGCGTAAAAGACTCAAAAGGCCTAAAGGACCCGCAAATTATCAATATTGCCAAAGATCTCATCAAAACCATTCCGTTCAGCCTTCTCGTGCTCCGAAATGAAAAGTATAATGCGATGCAGGAAAAGGGCATGAGTCAAGGGAAAATGAAGGCGCTGCTTCACAACCAAGTCATCACCTCTGTGCTAGAAAAGCTAGACGGGAAACAGCCCGAAGCCATTTTGATTGACCAATTTGCAGAACCGGGCATTTATTTCAAGCATCTTGCAGGAAAAAAAATAATTCGGGAGCGGACGTACTTTAGCACAAAAGCAGAAGGTATTCACTTGTCAGTGGCTGCGGCTTCCATTATTGCCAGGTACGCCTTTTTAATTGAAATGGATAAGTTATCAAAAGCAGCGAGCTTTGACATTCCAAAAGGAGCCGGTCCTCATGTCGACAAGGCGGCTGCAAAACTCATAAAGCTGCACGGCGAAGATGCTTTACGTCAATTTACAAAGCTGCATTTTGCCAACACACAAAAAGCGAAAAAATGGTTATAAAAAAGAGCTATGGCCTTATGGCCATAGCTTAGATTGTTGACAAAGGGATAAAATGACCTTTATTTTAGCCCTTTGTCTTCTTTTCAGCGTGATAGAAAACCTTTGCAGTTTAGGGAGGACGAGTACCGGAGCGGAGCGAATTTGTCATTCGTGAGCACCGGAGCACAGACCTGACAAAGAATGCGAGGGTTTGTCTACACGCTGAGCTAGGGCCTTATGGCCCTAGCTCTTTTCTTTAACCGCGTAAAACGGCTTGATACGTATCTTCTAATGCTTTCAATACTTTTGTATGAACAGCCGTAACTTCTTCCTCTGTCAAAGTTTGTTCCGGGTTTAAATATTGAAGAGAGAATGCAACAGATTTCTTGCCTTCTTCCATATGTTCGCCCTCATACACATCAAAAACGGATAGGTCAGTCAGTAAATCCCCGCCTGCTTCATAGATGACCCGCTCTAACTGTCCGCTTGAGATTTGCTGATCGACAACAAGTGCAATATCTCTTGTCACAGCAGGGAATCTCGGAATTGCTGTATATTTCATATCCTTCGATTCAGACGTCATGACATCTGTTAAATCAAACTCGAAGACATATGTTTCTTTTAAATCTAATTCCTTTTCAATGACTGGATGCAGTGCAGCAACAAATCCAATCACTTTTCCATTTAAATGAACATCCGCTGTACGACCTGGGTGAAGACCCTCGCGCTCTGCTTGGACATATGTGATTTGACCTGATACACCAAGCTTTTCAAATAGGCCTTCAGCAATTCCTTTCGCTACGTAAAAATCGACGGCTTTTTTCTCGCCCTGCCAAAGATTTTTATGCCATAAGCCTGTGAGCGCACCAGCAACATGCTCCTTTTCCACTGGTTTTGCCCCTTCAGCTTCCGCTAAGAACACAGAACCCGTTTCATAAAAACCAAAGGAATCAGCTTGTCTTGCCAAGTTATATGCAACAGAATCAAGTAAGTTTGGCAGTAAACTTTGTCTAAGCACACTTCTTTCTTCACTCATTGGCAAAGAAAGTCTCGTCTTATAAGCTGGATTCAGTGCAAAAGCTGTAGACTTATGCTGGTTTGTCAATGAGTACGTGATCGCTTGAGAAAGACCTGCGCCTTCTAAGAAGCGTCTCACCTTCCTGCGCTTCACTTGGTATGGCGTTAGACCGCCAACTGTACCAGCTGTCGCAGGCAGTGTAGACGGGATATTATCGTAGCCGTATAATCTCGCAACTTCTTCAATAAGGTCTTCTTCAATCGTGATATCCATTCTGCGAGAAGGAACGGTTACGACAAGTACGTCATTTGATTCGCCCACTGTAAAGCCCAGTTTGTTGAAAATTTGAATCATATCTTCTTTTGAAATGCTCATGCCAAGCACCTTGTTCACGCGTTCAGTGGATACGTGGATGACATTCATATTTGTTTCAAGATGGTTTTCCTCAACCGTCCCGCTTAGCACTTCACCACCTGCATAGAGACTGATTAATTGCGCTGCTCTTTCGGCTGCAGACTTCGTACGTTGCGGATCAAGGCCTTTTTCAAATCGTGTGCTTGATTCACTGCGAAGCCCTAAGTCTCTAGATGCTTGACGGACTGTTTGACCGTTGAAATATGCTGCTTCTAAAAGAATCGTTGTCGTCTCATTACGCACCTCTGATTCAAGGCCGCCCATGACGCCTGCTACAGCGTGCGCCTTCGTCCCATTAGTAATCACAAGATGCTTTGATGAAAGTGTACGTTCTTGCTCATCCAGTGTTTGAATGCTTTCGCTATCAGTCGCTTTACGTACGACCACCTGCTTTGAACCAAAACGATCATAATCAAACGCATGAAGCGGCTGGCCGTATTCAAGCAGTACAAAGTTCGTCATATCCACGACGTTGTTAATAGGGCGAATACCTGCATTCATCAATCTTGTTTGAATCCAAAGCGGTGCTGGTCCGATCTTTACATTTTTAATGATCTTCGCTGCATAAAGTGGATTCGCTTCTTGATCTTCAATTTTCACAGAAATATAGTCTGCTGCTTTTTCTGAAGATGTGTCATGTGCTGTATCAGGAAGTTTCATTTCTTTTCCTAAGATGGCTGCAACCTCATAGGCAACACCTAGCATATTAAGAGCATCCGCACGGTTTGGTGTTAAGCCAAGCTCAAGTACCGCATCATCTAATTGAAGCGCCTGAAGAGCATCGTCACCAGGTTTGACATCATTCGGAAAAACAAAGATCCCTTCTGCATATTCCTTTGGTACGAGTTTGCTTTCGACGCCTAATTCTTGCAACGAACAAATCATGCCATGAGACTCTTCGCCGCGTAGTTTTGCTTTTTTAATTTTAAAGTTCCCTGGAAGAACTGCACCAACCGTTGCGACAGCCACATACTGTCCTTTATCCACATTCGGGGCTCCACAAATAATTTGCACCGGCTCGTCTTCTCCGATATCCACGAGACATTTGTTTAATTTATCGGCATTCGGGTGCTGTTCTCGCTCCACAACGTGTCCAATGACAACACCTTTGATACCTTCCCCTTTATATTCAACGGCTTCTACTTCAATCCCGCTTCTTGTGATTTTTTCTGCTAATTCACCTGGCTGGATGCCTTCTAAATCGACATAGTCTTCTAACCATTTATATGAAACAAACATGTTGATTTCCTCCTCTTAGTCCTGCTTGAATTGCTTTGTGAATCTAATATCATTTGTGTAGAAATGGCGAATATCATCAATGCCGTATTTGAGCATCGCAATACGTTCAACACCCATTCCAAAAGCAAAGCCTTGATAAGTTTCAGGATCAAATCCGCTCATTTTCAGGACATTCGGATGAACCATTCCTGCACCTAAAATCTCAATCCAGCCTGTTCCTTTACATACAGAACAGCCTTTTCCACCACATTTAAAGCAAGACACATCGACTTCAACAGATGGTTCTGTGAATGGGAAAAAGCTTGGGCGCAGTCTAATTTCACGATCTTCACCAAACATTTTTCTTGCGACTGTCTCCAGCGTTCCTTTTAGATCACTCATGCTAATATTGTGATCGACAACAAGCCCTTCAATCTGCATGAATTGATGTGAATGAGTCGCGTCATCACTGTCTCGTCTATATACTTTCCCAGGGCAGATGATCTTCACAGGACCTTGTCCTTTATATTTTTCAAGTGTACGTGCTTGAACTGGTGATGTTTGTGTTCTGAGTAGTGTATCCTCGGTAATATAGAAGCTGTCCTGCATATCACGTGCTGGATGCTCCTTTGGAAGATTCAGCGCTTCAAAGTTATAGTAATCCGTTTCTACCTCAGGACCTTCCTCAACGGTATAACCCATGCCAATAAATAAATCTTCAATATCTTCGACAACAATCGTTAATGGATGTCTTGCCCCCATTTTGATTGGACTTGCTGGCAATGTGACATCAATCGTTTGAGACGCAAGTTTCTTCTTCACTTCTTCTTTTTCGAGCTGTTCATTTTTTTCAGCAATAGCACCAGCAATCTGCTCTCTCACTTCGTTTGCAAGTGCGCCCATTTTCGGTCTTTCTTCTGCGGAGAGCTTGCCCATTCCACGAAGCACTTCTGTGATCGGTCCTTTTTTCCCTAAATATTGAACACGAATGTCATTGACTTCTTTAAGCGAGCTAGCTGCTTCAACCTTCGCTATCGCCTCTGTTTCAAGCTGTTTTAACGTTTCTTGCATGAGTGTAATCCTCCTTTTGATATACAAAGCCGCCTGGATAAACGGCTGTTTGATCGTTTGAAGACAATAAAAAAAACCCGTCCCTCCAAAAAGAAGGGACGAGTTGTGGTCGCGGTACCACCCTTGTTAAGCACAAATGCATGTGCGAATAAGCTTCATTGACATAACGGAATCAAACGAATCCGGTTCACCTTTACGCAAAACTTGCGGTCCCGGTGACAACTCCAGAGGTGAATTCCTGTTTCAGCATTCCTTAAATGCACTTTCAGTCTACGGTGCATTCTCCCTATAAGGCCGCTCCTTGAAACAATCTTCCTCTATCATGGTTTTTAAATATTAGTTTTATTATAGTGAAAATAAACACAAGTTGCAACACTATCCACGCAAATGATAGACAAGAACGGCGGCTGCAACAGCCACATTTAATGATTCTGCTTGTCCATACATTGGCACATATAAATTGTGGTCAGTCATTTGCAGAATTTCTGGATCAATACCTGCTCCTTCATTGCCAACAATTAATGCAAACGGACCTTCTGCTGTTACGCCTCTATACGCTTTCGCATTTTTTAAAGCACTTCCGTATACAGGTATACCTTGCTCCTTACATGCTCGTATGGTCTGCTGAAGGGCTTGTTTTAATATTGGCAGATGGAAATGCGACCCTTGTGCGGAACGAAGCGTTTTTCCGTTAAATGCATCAACTGTTCCATCGCCTAAGATCACAGCATCAAGACCAGCGGCATCTGCTGTCCGGATGAGTGTACCTAGATTCCCCGGGTCCTGCACTGCATCTAACAGAAGAAGTCGTTCATATTTCTTTTCTTCAAATACAGGAACCGCACAAACTGCTGCGATGTGCTGAGGCGTTTCTGTTTCTGTCATGGCAGAAAAGGCTTCTTCACTCAGTTCATAAAGCTCAATGTCACGATCGATCTGAGAAGGAAGCATATCACGTGATGTGACCATTAGTTCTTTTACATTCCCGCTCTTCAATGCTTCTTCGACTAAGTGTATTCCCTCAACGAGAAACAGCCCTGTTTTCGTTCGTTCTTTTTTTGTATGGAGCTTTTTCCACTGTTTAATGTTTGTATTTTTAGCTGATTCTATATATTTCAAGCGACTTTAACTCCTTTAAATATCATGAATTTATTATATCTCATGCACACTACATAATAAACCTGTCTTTGAGACAGAATAGGGCTATTACCATCAAAAAAGGAGTGTGGGCAATGGATTTTAATTTAAGAGGTGCAGTCATTCAAAATATCACCGGCCATAATCAAGAGCAGCTTGAGCATACGATTTTAGACGCCATTCAAAGTGGTGAGGAAAAAATGCTTCCAGGCCTTGGCGTGCTGTTCGAAGTACTATGGCAAGAAGCCTCAGAAAACGAGAAATCCGAGATCCTTGAAACATTAGAGCAAGGCTTAAAGCCTCAGCAGCAGCAATAAAAGAAAGCCGGTTTGCTATGATAAGCAAACCGGCTTTTTTGATTTAGCCAGTGATCGGCGTTTCCATTCGAAGCGTTGGATCACGCCAAATCTCGACCCATTTTTTCACCGCAAACACAATGATCACAAATCCTAAGATCAGCATGATCATTGACAGCACAGCATTCAGCACGCTGTAACCAGATGCTTCAGGATTAAGATATACATTCGCTACCATCCAATAGCCCGCATAATTCACCGTCACATATAAGTATGCAAGCGGAATTAAACAAGTCAGCATATATCGCCTTTTATCTGCAATTTTTAATACAACCGTTGCCCCGATGATTAATCCGACTGATGCCATTAACTGATTCGAAACCCCAAACAGTGCCCAAATGGACCCGATGTCTCCAGAATAAAGCAAGTATCCCCACATAAAACAAGCAAGCGCACTTGCAAACACCGACCCAGGTAACCAGTCATTTCGTTTAAGCGGTTTATACGCTTCGCCAAAGAAGTCTTGAATCAAATAGCGCGCCACACGTGTTCCTGCATCAATAGCAGTTAAAATAAAGACCGCTTCAAACATAATGACGAATTGAAAAAAATAAGACGCCAAATGACTAAAGAACGGAATTCCCGTAAAGATATACGCCATCCCAACAGCTAATGTCACAGCTCCACCCGTTCTTCCTTCTAAATCAAGACCAATTTCCTTACTTAGCTGCGGAAGGTTCTCGACACTCATTCCGAGCGTTCGGAACATTTCTGGCGTACTGTTAATCGCAAAATAATCTCCTGGGTGAAGAGCCGTCGCAGCAATTAACGCCATGATTCCAACTAGGCACTCTACTAGCATTGCGCCAAATGCGACCGGCTTCATATCGCTCCAGCGGTCAAGCATCTTAGGCGTTGTCCCTGATCCAACAAATGCGTGGAAGCCGGAAATGGCACCGCAAGCAATCGTAATCGAAATAAATGGCCAGACAGGACCAGCTAAGACAGGCCCTCCTCCATTCACAAACTCAGTAAACGCTGGGAATTGAATCGTTGGATTCACCACAAAGATTCCAGCTATCAGCGCGATAAAAACACCAATTTTCATAAAACTACTTAAATAGTCTCTCGGTGCCAGTAGCAGCCAAACCGGCAATGCCGCAGCAAAAAAGGCATAAATCGGCAGGGCAAGTGCAAGCGTTTTTGTATCAAGTGTTAAAACATCACCAAGTGCCGTTCCTTGAATATTCGGCCCAAGGAATACACCAATCATGAGCAAAATAAAGCCCGCAGTTGTGGCTAGTTTTAAATTGCCTGTCTTTTTATAATAAAGACCAACCCCCATCGCAATTGGAATTGTGATTCCGACTGCGAATGTCCCCCAAGGGTTTCGTTCTAAGGCATGAAGCACAACCATAGACAATCCTGCCATTGTGATCGTAATGATAAACAGCATCGCTAGTCCTGTACAAAATCCCGCAACAGGTCCTAGCTCTTCCTTCGCTACCTCTGATAATGATTTCCCTTTTTTTCGCATCGACGCAAATAAGACGACCAGATCATGTACAGCTCCGCCAATCACTGCGCCGATTAACAGCCAAAGAAGACCAGGTAAATATCCAAATTGGGCGGCTAAAATGGGACCAACTAATGGGCCGGCAGCTGCAATCGCCGCAAAGTGATGCCCAAATGTGACCCATTTATTGGTTGGCACATAATCTTTTCCATCCTCTAATGTGTGAGCCGGTGTAGGATGATCGTCTGTCACCTTTAAAACCTTGACCATCATAAAAGTGCCATAAAGACGATAGGCAATCGCTAAAATACACATAGATCCTATTACAATTGTAACCGCATTCATTTAACCATCCCCTTCGCACAAACATTTTGTTACAAATATAACATAAATTGTTTGATTTTTCTTTCTTTTAAAAACAAGTTAATCAATAAGAATAATAAGTTTATTTTTAAGTGAGCTTCACCTACTTCCATAAAATCTCTTTTGACAGGGTGTACGCTAGCCTCTGTCCTTTTTATTGCTTTCATCTTACAAAAATAAAAGCCAGATCACATGTGCCTTAATCACTAGAATATTTTCTCTTCTTTTGTCAAAAACAGGTCTTTTGACGCAACTTAAATCGGCATTCATTTCCTGGGAAATTCAATGTACAAAAAAACCTTCCCCCTGTACTGAGGAAAGGCTTTCTTATTTAAGAACCGTACGTAATCTGTTCGACAGTCTTTTGATCAAGTCTTTTGATTACTTCTGTTAAAAGCTTCACTGCATTTTCATAATCGTCTCGGTGAATCATTGCTGCATGGGTATGGATATACCTGCTTGGAATACCGATAGATAGAGACGGGACACCATGACCTGTTAAATGGATTCCACCAGCATCCGTCCCACCGCCAGGCATTGAGTCATATTGATAAGGGATGTTCAATTCATCTGCTGTTTGGACAACAAAATCGCGAAGCCCTTTATGAGATACCATTGAAGCATCAAATACAACAATCGTTGGCCCTTTGCCAAGTTTGCTTGTTGCTTCTTTTTCAGTGATACCCGGCGTGTCTCCTGCTACACCAACATCAATGGCAAATCCAATATCAGGCTGGATCGTAGCCGCTGCTGTTTTGGCACCACGCAGGCCTACTTCCTCCTGTACAGTTGCCACACTGTAAGCAATATTTTCATGCTGAGTGTTGTGTAAGTTCTTCATGACATCAATCGCCACTGCACAGCCGATACGGTTGTCCCATGCTTTTGCAAGGAGCATTTTTTCATCATTCATCACTGTGAACTCGAAATAAGGAACGATTTGATCTCCAGGAAGCACGCCCCACTCCATTGCTTGTTCTTTGCTTGATGCTCCGATATCGATAAACATATCTGTAATCTCAATCGATTTT
Coding sequences:
- a CDS encoding endonuclease MutS2; its protein translation is MQQKVLASLEFQKVKEKVMSYTASSLGKERAQDLMPLTDIETIQHLLEEVAEAQDVIRLKGTAPFGGLTDIRRAVKRAEIGSTLSPSELMEIAALLYTAKNMKHFLTSMYEDGVDIPRLHTYAETLILLPEVRKEIESCIGDNGEVLDHATPALRTIRTQLRSLESKVRDKLESMIRSQSASKMLSDTIVTIRNDRFVIPVKQEYRSNYGGIVHDQSSSGATLFIEPQVVVDLNNTLQQTRLKEKQEVEKILQMLTASVSEHIEELLHNVKELQTLDFIFAKAKYAKAEKSTKPAVNDQGEIYLKRARHPLLPRDQVVANDIELGKDFSTIVITGPNTGGKTVTLKTLGLLTLMTQAGLHIPVEEGSEVAVFDQIFADIGDEQSIEQSLSTFSSHMVNIVDILKHLTSNSLVLFDELGAGTDPAEGAALAMSILDEVHQTNARVIATTHYPELKAYGYNRQGVTNASVEFDIETLSPTYRLLIGVPGRSNAFEISKRLGLPDHLIARARADMHAEHNEVDQMIASLEDSKKQAEEELHETEVYRKEAEKLHKELQRQILEWNEQKDKLLEEAEQKAKEKIEQASKEAEDIVQELRSIKSEHRSFKEHELIDARKRLEEAVPEFDRKKKPEPAKKAARQLKSGDEVKVLTFGQKGTLLEQTGNKEWSVQMGILKMKVKEKDMEFIKSAPEFKQEKAITAIKGKDYHVSLELDLRGERYENALSRVEKYLDDAVLAGYPRVSIIHGKGTGALRKGVQELLKQHRSVKNARFGEQGEGGSGVTIVELK
- the polX gene encoding DNA polymerase/3'-5' exonuclease PolX; this translates as MNKKDIIKLLETIAVYMELKGDNPFKISAFRKAAAALEQDDRSLSQIDDLLALPGIGKGTFAVITEYIEKGQSETLEQLKHEVPEGLVPLLKLPGLGGKKIAKLYQELGVHDAQSLKEACEAEKVQALAGFGKKTEEKILAALEEAGKQPERLPIGFALDVAERIDHVLEQTKGIIRFSRAGSLRRARETVKDLDYIIATDSPEQVREQLVALDDVKDVIASGDTKVSVILALDFEISVDFRLVTSDQFATTLHHFTGSKDHNIRMRQLAKERGERISEYGVETIETGEVKTFEDERAFYAHFQLPLIPPEIRETGAEIDTYKESMQFVELKDIKGDLHMHSTWSDGAFSIREMAEACIAKGYEYMAITDHSQYLKVANGLTKERLRLQAKEIDKLNEEFEHFHIFKGVEMDILPDGSLDYDDDFLKDMDFVIASIHSSFSQPEEVMMERLENALRNQHVDLIAHPTGRLIGRRDGYALNIDQLIDLAKKTGTALELNSNPSRLDLKTEHLMKANEAGVNIMINTDAHNIAMLEHMEVGVTAARKGWTPKAHVVNTFSLNEIKKFLTRDR
- a CDS encoding CvpA family protein encodes the protein MIDIIILFLLLMGTLVGLKRGFILQFIKLISFVVSILVASMFYQSLAPQLTWIPAPDFSGGQAQLAFFSGNLETAYYNTIAFIILFILTKILLAIIGGLLTTIASIPVIKQVNKLLGGVLGFLETYLFVFILLFVAALLPVDALQTMMSKSILADVIVSNTPYLSSLVKDLWATYGA
- the zapA gene encoding cell division protein ZapA, coding for MSDGGKTKTTVEIYGQSYTIIGQETKMHMRHVASIVDDKMREINEKNPYLDINKLAVLTAVNVVHDYLKLKEQYEKLEIQLKEKE
- the rnhC gene encoding ribonuclease HIII, producing MPQSVLKATSEDLKKMKSAYAHHLTDTLPPGALFQAKVPGCTITAYRSGKVLFQGQKAEAEASQFSHLQAANPKSQKTPTVTKYSPPSGIASMSVIGSDEVGTGDYFGPITVCAAYVDASQLALMKELGVKDSKGLKDPQIINIAKDLIKTIPFSLLVLRNEKYNAMQEKGMSQGKMKALLHNQVITSVLEKLDGKQPEAILIDQFAEPGIYFKHLAGKKIIRERTYFSTKAEGIHLSVAAASIIARYAFLIEMDKLSKAASFDIPKGAGPHVDKAAAKLIKLHGEDALRQFTKLHFANTQKAKKWL